The Paenibacillus sp. FSL R7-0345 DNA segment ACTTCATGAACCAACAATATAAAGGATATGTACCGCTGACACGATCTGAATTTAGCACGTTGACCAGCCAGTTCGCCCGGCTGCTGTCAACTGAACATCCTCCGGTTATTATTCCGGCTGAGGCGATTCTGGGTATTGAGGCGGTAGCTGCAGGCATATCTGCACCGGGCCGCACGTTTATTAATGTTGTAACCGGCCCTTACGGCAGTCTGTTCGGCCAGTGGCTGGAGCGCGGCGGAGCAAGAGTGGTGGAAGTGAAGGTTCCGTTTGACGAAGTGGTACCGGCGGAAATGGTTGATGCTGTTATTGAGCGGGTTAAGCCTGATGCGCTTTCCTTTGTGCAGGCTGAGGTCGTTACCGGCGGTTCAAATCCGGCAAAAGAAATCCTGCGTATTGCGCGCAGCCACAACCTGATCACAGTAACGGACTCCGTTTCGGCAGTCGGCGGGGAAGAGCTGCTTGTGGATGAGTGGGGCGTTGACTTTGCCGCTGTCGGTGCGCAAAAAGCACTGGGCGGACCCAACGGGGTCAGTGCGGTCAGCATTTCGCCGCGCGGCTGGCAGTTCCTGGAGTCGAATAAGCATGCGCCGCGCAATTCGATTCTGTCTTTGCTGGATCTGAAGCCACCGACGGACGGGACAGAACCGGTACGTGTCCCGCCTAACATTCCGGCGCTGGAGGCCAGAGCACTGATTGAAGCGCTGGCGGCGGTTGAGCAGGAGGGGCTGGATCAGGTCATCCTGCGCCACGAGACTGCGGCTGCTTCAGCCATCGCAGGTATTAAGGCGCTGGGGCTGGAGCCTTGGCAGAAGGACAGCGGGCATTATTCCACGCTGACGACAACCGTCCGCATCGGCGGGGATCAGCGGCTTAGAATTGCGCAGCCTGTTGGAATTGTAGCCCCCGGAGACGGAGAATTGAACGGCCGGCTGCTGCGGATTAATCACTTTGGCGTGAATGCAAGCCTGCCTAGCGTGGAAAAGGCCATTACAACGCTGGCTGGACTGCTTGAACAAGAGGCAGCTTCAGCGCTGCAGGCGGTCCGGGCAGCATGGGGGAATGCCCATGCTTAACAAACATCCGGAGGCGCTGGATTATAAGGCGATCCGCATCGCAGGGATTGAAGACAAGCGGTATGACATTTCCATCAGAGACGGCAGATTTGCGTCGGTGAAGGAGACGGTGCTGGGGGAACCCGCGGGGCAAATGGAGCAGTTGGGACAGGAAGGGCACGGAGAGCAAAACGGGCAGCCTGGACCGGATGGAGCTGCTTCCCCTCAGGCTGATCTCTGGATCAGCCCGGGCATTATCGACCTGCATACGCATCTGGCCTGGACGGACTTTGACCATTCAGACCAGCTGAAGCGCAGCAGCGGCGAGGTGGAGGTTATGCAGGGCGCGGCGTTTGGAGCTACCCTGCGGACCGGTGTAACGACCGCGCGCGATGCAGGTGGAATCACGCCGCAGACGATCCGCCATCTGGTCCGGAATTATGGCCATCCGCTCAGGGTAGAGACCAGCAGCGAAATGCTGGGGGCAGCAGATGCGCTGGGGACAAAATTCCTGGAAGGCCGGCTTGCCGAGATTTATGCTACCGGAGCCGGCTGGGTCAAGATTATGGCAACCGGCGGTCTCGGCGCACCTGCAGAGAAGGTGCTTGATCCGGTCTTTTCGGAAGAAGAGTTCAACTTCATTGTCCGCCATGCCCATGCCAATCAGATCAAGGTGCTCGTTCATACCTGGGGCGGTGTAACCATTGACTGGTCGATCTCGGCAGGAGTCGAATCGATCGAGCATGGGATGTTCCTGACCGCTGACCAGGCCGGAAGGCTGGCCGAGTCCCGGACAGCTTACGTGTCTACGGCATCAATCTACCGGATTGCCGCAGATCCTGCCGGCGTGCTGGCGCTGCCGCCGGTGATCTGCGACCGCGCCGCCCGGGCAGCCGAGGCCCATTCCCGGGCCATCGGCTATGCCAGAAGCGCAGGCGTCCGCCTCGGCTTCGGCACAGACTATGCCACGCCGGCGCTGCACGGCTATAACCTGCAGGAGCTGGACACGCTGCTGGATTACGGCCTGACCCGTGCGGAGGCGTGGGAATCCGCTACCTCCGGCGCGGCTGAAATCCTCGGGCGCGGGGACGACTTGGGCCGGATCGCCGAAGGCTATCTGGCCGATGCCGTAATCTGGAACGCCGATCCGTTCCAGGCGCGGGATGCCGATGTGCTGCGGGAGAGCATCGTGTCCGTTATAACCGGGCAGAGTGAGGCGGAGCTGGCGGGCGGTAAATAGGAGGTTTAAGCTAGCTCTTATAGTGAAGTATCGGCTAGGCCGTATAACTGAGGTTATACGGCTTTTTGCTGTTGCAGCCGGAGGCAGGCTGATGGGTGGGAGATAGGCAGCAC contains these protein-coding regions:
- a CDS encoding aminotransferase class V-fold PLP-dependent enzyme; this encodes MNQQYKGYVPLTRSEFSTLTSQFARLLSTEHPPVIIPAEAILGIEAVAAGISAPGRTFINVVTGPYGSLFGQWLERGGARVVEVKVPFDEVVPAEMVDAVIERVKPDALSFVQAEVVTGGSNPAKEILRIARSHNLITVTDSVSAVGGEELLVDEWGVDFAAVGAQKALGGPNGVSAVSISPRGWQFLESNKHAPRNSILSLLDLKPPTDGTEPVRVPPNIPALEARALIEALAAVEQEGLDQVILRHETAAASAIAGIKALGLEPWQKDSGHYSTLTTTVRIGGDQRLRIAQPVGIVAPGDGELNGRLLRINHFGVNASLPSVEKAITTLAGLLEQEAASALQAVRAAWGNAHA
- a CDS encoding amidohydrolase family protein, with protein sequence MLNKHPEALDYKAIRIAGIEDKRYDISIRDGRFASVKETVLGEPAGQMEQLGQEGHGEQNGQPGPDGAASPQADLWISPGIIDLHTHLAWTDFDHSDQLKRSSGEVEVMQGAAFGATLRTGVTTARDAGGITPQTIRHLVRNYGHPLRVETSSEMLGAADALGTKFLEGRLAEIYATGAGWVKIMATGGLGAPAEKVLDPVFSEEEFNFIVRHAHANQIKVLVHTWGGVTIDWSISAGVESIEHGMFLTADQAGRLAESRTAYVSTASIYRIAADPAGVLALPPVICDRAARAAEAHSRAIGYARSAGVRLGFGTDYATPALHGYNLQELDTLLDYGLTRAEAWESATSGAAEILGRGDDLGRIAEGYLADAVIWNADPFQARDADVLRESIVSVITGQSEAELAGGK